One genomic window of Chelonoidis abingdonii isolate Lonesome George chromosome 5, CheloAbing_2.0, whole genome shotgun sequence includes the following:
- the LOC116827160 gene encoding 16 kDa beta-galactoside-binding lectin-like: protein MERGLVATHLNIQAGECIKVKGKVLPEAKGFAVNVGKDCSNLVLHFNPRFDSHGDVNVIVCNSMEDGMWGTEERETDFPFQQGDKTEICISFDTAEVTVKLAGDKEIMFPNRLGLKNIEYLSVEGAFAIKAIKFS from the exons GGACTGGTTGCTACTCACTTGAATATCCAGGCTGGAGAGTGCATCAAAGTGAAGGGGAAGGTCTTGCCGGAAGCCAAGGG GTTTGCTGTGAATGTGGGGAAGGACTGCAGCAACCTGGTGCTGCATTTCAACCCACGCTTCGACAGCCATGGGGATGTGAACGTCATTGTGTGCAACTCCATGGAGGATGGGATGTGGGGGACAGAGGAGAGGGAGACAGACTTCCCCTTCCAGCAGGGTGACAAGACCGAG ATCTGTATCTCCTTTGACACAGCAGAGGTGACCGTGAAACTGGCTGGTGACAAGGAGATCATGTTCCCCAATCGGCTGGGCCTGAAGAACATTGAGTACTTGTCTGTGGAAGGTGCCTTTGCCATCAAAGCCATTAAGTTTAGCTAA